Proteins encoded by one window of Bubalus bubalis isolate 160015118507 breed Murrah chromosome 4, NDDB_SH_1, whole genome shotgun sequence:
- the LOC102403115 gene encoding LOW QUALITY PROTEIN: dnaJ homolog subfamily C member 21-like (The sequence of the model RefSeq protein was modified relative to this genomic sequence to represent the inferred CDS: inserted 1 base in 1 codon; substituted 1 base at 1 genomic stop codon): MNCHHEVLRVQRHASEEELKKAYRKLAHKWHPDKNLDNAAEAAEQFKLIQAAYNVLSDPQERAWCNNHREALVKGGRDAEYQDDSLDLLQYFTVTCYPGYGDDEKGFYTVHRNDFEMIAKEELESALEEDMEDFPTVGDSPSDYDMVVHXFYAYRQSFCTQNFAWKEEYDTQQASNGWEKRAMEKENKRKSEEKRGKGRKENELVRQQVAFIRKKDRRVQAHRKLVEEQNAEKVRKTEAMRRQQKLKQAKLAEQYREQSWMSVADLEKELREMEAQYEKQFGDGSSEDEAEELELRDGQDGKDSDKAEDAQLYDGLYCPTCDKSFKTKKAVRNHEKSKKHREMAALLKQQLEEEEANFSGPQTGKNSLNVNSEEEMEEAPKQKLSKKQKKKKQKPAQNCDDNFNENGTGEAVKVDLEDTNLNENSAKELEDSLQENVGVTETVELCNDPKTEAKRVSKPKGKKAEDTKKSVRVPAEPQTMSDVLISCTTCHSEFPSQNKLFDHLKATGHARAPSSLTSLNNVTNSXNKKEKLKNRNSANAFSFQLSLDFETKN, encoded by the exons ATGAATTGTCACCACGAAGTGCTGCGGGTGCAGCGCCACGCCAGCGAGGAGGAGCTCAAGAAGGCCTATCGGAAGCTGGCCCACAAATGGCACCCGGATAAAAATCTGGATAATGCTGCAGAAGCAGCCGAACAATTTAAACTAATCCAAGCAGCGTATAATGTGTTGAGCGACCCTCAGGAAAGAGCGTGGTGCAATAATCATAGAGAAGCTCTGGTGAAAGGTGGACGTGATGCAGAATATCAAGATGACAGCTTAGATTTGCTTCAGTATTTCACTGTGACCTGCTACCCTGGTTATGGCGATGATGAAAAGGGCTTTTACACGGTGCACCGTAATGACTTTGAAATGATTGCAAAGGAAGAACTAGAATCTGCTTTAGAAGAGGACATGGAAGATTTCCCAACTGTTGGAGACTCCCCGAGTGACTATGATATGGTAGTCC CATTCTATGCTTACCGGCAGAGTTTCTGCACTCAGAACTTTGCTTGGAAAGAAGAATATGATACACAGCAGGCTTCAAACGGCTGGGAGAAACGAgccatggaaaaagaaaacaaacgaaaaagtgaggaaaagcgaggaaaggggaggaaggagaatgaACTTGTCCGTCAGCAGGTCGCTTTCATCCGTAAAAAGGACAGAAGAGTGCAGGCTCATCGAAAGCTTGTGGAAGAACAAAATGCAGAGAAGGTGAGGAAGACCGAGGCGATGAGGCGGCAGCAGAAGCTAAAACAGGCCAAGCTGGCAGAGCAGTACAGAGAGCAGAGCTGGATGTCAGTGGCTGACTTGGAGAAGGAGCTCAGGGAGATGGAGGCACAATATGAAAAGCAGTTTGGAGATGGATCAAGTGAAGATGAAGCGGAAGAACTGGAGCTCAGAGACGGACAGGATGGTAAAGACAGTGATAAGGCTGAGGATGCACAACTTTATGATGGCCTTTACTGCCCCACGTGTGATAAGTCTTTCAAGACCAAAAAGGCTGTGAGGAATCATGAAAAATCAAAGAAGCATCGGGAAATGGCTGCCTTGTTAAAACAACagttggaggaggaggaagcaaatTTTTCAGGACCTCAAACTGGTAAAAACAGTCTGAATGTCAATTCcgaggaagaaatggaggaggCACCAAAACAAAAGCTTtctaaaaaacagaagaaaaagaaacagaaaccagCACAGAACTGTGATGATAATTTCAAtgaaaatggaactggagaagCAGTAAAGGTTGACCTGGAAGATACCAACCTAAATGAaaacagtgccaaagaattggaagATAGTCTCCAAGAAAATgttggggtcacagagactgTGGAACTGTGCAATGACCCAAAAACTGAGGCTAAAAGGGTTTCTAAACCCAAAGGAAAGAAAGCCGAAGATACTAAAAAGTCCGTCAGAGTACCTGCTGAACCACAGACAATGAGTGATGTGCTTATCAGCTGTACAACCTGCCACAGTGAATTTCCATCCCAGAATAAACTTTTTGATCATCTAAAGGCCACCGGTCATGCAAGAGCACCTTCATCCTTAACATCTTTAAACAATGTAACAAATAGttgaaacaaaaaagagaaacttaaaaatagaaattctgcCAATGCTTTTTCCTTTCAATTGTCTCTAGATTTTGAAACCAAAAACTGA